The Medicago truncatula cultivar Jemalong A17 chromosome 7, MtrunA17r5.0-ANR, whole genome shotgun sequence genome includes the window accaaaccaGCAAGTAATTAACTTGGGTAAGATAGCATGTATCATGACATATTGGACTACCAAAATGGAAGGGCGATTGATATAAATGCTCTCTAACAGGGGActtataattaagaaaaatgcaCATGGTAAACTGCATATGagcttatatttagggacaaatTTGTTTGGTAACTCGCGCATGTGTATtctctgcgtgagttaactcacgcaggtgtATTTCTTGatgggaatgagcaaaaacagATGGGAGAAAAGCAATTCTCCCAAATTTGTAGCCTAATGAAACTATGGGCTGGTGCAACCTGTTTACTCAATTCGGCCCACTTGGCTTGGACAAGTTAGGTTAAGCGGCCTGATTAGAAAACTAAGTAATTATTCTGATAAATGTGATATAGGAGTCTCACATTACTTAGAAAGTACTATCATGCATACTAATTTGGTTTAATTAATTGATAGATGATGCCAAGAAAGTTTGTGGAGAAATATGGAGAAGGTTTATCAAATGCTATATATCTAAAGACTCCAAATGGTGCAAAGTGGAAATTAAATTTGCTAAAAATTAATGGCAAGATATGGTTTGAAAAGGGTTGGAAAGAATTTGCAGAGCATCATTCTCTAGCTCATGGCCATCTTCTGCTTTTCAAATATCTAAGAAATTCTCGTTTTCTTGTGCGCATCTTTGAAAAGAGTGCCTTAGAGATAAATTATCCATTCCAAAGAGTTGCAGCTAAAAATGTCTCCAATGGTCAAAAGAGAAAAGCTAACTCTTCTTTTGAATTTCATCAACCATGTGAAATTGGAAGCAATAGTTGTGTTGAAGTTGATAAATTGAATAAGGTAGCAACTTTGCATCATGCTGGCAGAGAGTCCAAAGGTATAAGATTTTGTGTCTTCATTGTCTCATCAATGTTTCACAAGTAAACATAAATTGTTAGCTTTTGTTCTCTTCAATTCgtattatcatttttctttccaTGATGTGGCGATGGACGAAGTTCAAATCCCTTCAGAACAGCTATATAGTGAAACCAGCTAAAATTGTATACAATTCAACGAGGAATTGACATACATTTTTAGCTGGTTGCAATATATAGAAACATAAAAGATGATATCATGAAATATCAACCTTATTGTGTTCAAATTTTGCAGGGAAACAAGTGCTTGCTACAAAGAGAGTTACAGCTCTTGAAAGAGCACAATCTTTCAAAACATGTAACCCATCCTTTGTTGTTGTCATGCGCGCATCATACGTGGAACACCGATTTCTTGTGGTAAGTTGCAAAGAAAATACACACTGTTAAGTACTCCAACAAAAACTTTCTAATTTTAATCATTAacattcttcttttcttttggtTTGCAGAATATACCACGTAAGTTTGGTAATAGACACTTTGATTTGGATAAGAAGAGAGGAGATGTATATTTGGTGTTAAATGAAGGAATTTGGCCTGCAAAGTACCTAATCAGGATGACCCTTAAAGGACCACATTTTGATCTCACAACTGGATGGAAGGCATTTGCAAAGGACAATAAGTTGAAAGTTGACGATGTTTGCAAATTTGAGCTCATCTCTTGCACTATACTTACCTTCATTGTTCACATCTTTAGAGAGACAGACAATGACAACACAAATTGTTCAGCATCTCAAAGTATGATTAATTGATATTTagttttcatttaaaattatttataattttcaattgacAGATAAATTTATTCTTCTCATATGCAGAATTTTCCCAAGTGAAAGAAGAAGCTTCTCAAGGataaagaaaaggaatggaAATCATTACTACAAATCTACAATCAAATCACTAATAGTCTATTTCCTATAACTAAGAAGCTTAATTATTGTTGCATGTATCTGGTGCATGTTCTAGGAGTACTGCTAAAATATGGAACACTAGACTAGTCTACTTCCTGTAACTAAGAAGTTCaacttttattttgcatttgtaGGCATTACTTTATGCTATTTCTTTGAATGAGCTATTATGCTTCTTTGGCTAATATTAACCTATGCTTAGTTAATTTTACGATTGATATGTAGTAGATCAAAACGACCAATCACCAATGAAAGTGCTCTTATGAGGTGATCTATGATGTGGTGGAACTAGTTCTCCGGTGAGGGGGAAATAAATTTGTAGGTTAGCACTACAACACTCAAATTAGTGACAAAAGTAAGGAAGGAAAATGTGTGGAAAGTGTTGAAAATGTGATCATATGGCGGAGCCACACTCATACAGTGGAGCATACTTGTAACTAACTTTGAAACCGTGCGAGATGTGCATGAGGCCGTTATAGATCATATCAAACGATCTAGATTGATCCATGCACGCTATTGTGCGGTAAAGCGTACATGAATTCCTCTATTTTGCCTGAACAATGAGGATTATGAGTTAATGGACCGTCATGTATTGAGTCGGCCATGTGAGCTGAGACCCATTCTAGAACGGTTGTCCCCCAAGACCTTACTAACTTTATGAGGTAAGGAGCTTTCGGAGATGATAAGAACGAGGCTAGACAAAGGATATTGCTAGAAAGTCGTTTGATAAAGCTCACCTGCATGTCCTCGAAGGTGGATCCCTTTAAGTGGGGGTAGTTGTCACCACGTGATTGTTCTACACATGTCTCATGCACTCGTAGACGAAAGGTGACACAATTAGGTCATTTGAGAGTGGTTACGTTCATAATCACATAATTTTGTTGGCATGTTGCGAACCAAGAACTGGTACATGCATACTATTCATGGTACTTTTGTGAACTTGTTCTCGCAAATTCTCCAACAATTCTTCGAAATTGACGAACCAAGATAAATGAAGATCGAAGAAAGAGGAAACGAAATTGAGTAGGAGATATACATGAAAACCTTTGGTGGTACATATAAAATTTGCATAAAATCTCTTGAAACTTGGAGAAAGAGAATTCTCTTGCAAAATAATAcgataaataaagaaaagaaagtgaatATAAAAATGGTTTTGGTGTGGGCACTAGTTTATTACATTTGACTATTATAATCCTTCTACTTTTTCTCACTAATTAAtctaactaattaaatattACACCCTTCGTCCCAATATAACCAAGCCATTTGATCATTTCATGTTTTCTCCGTTCTCAAATGCATGTCGTAGTCAACTACTTCACACGTGTCAATATACACAACTTTGaatgttaatatctttaataggcatggcaatggggcgaggtggggacgggttttaccttcctcatccccatacccgattatcatatacttacccgttaccctacccatacccaacggggatgagaaattgaatcccatccccgtccccgacgggttcgggtatccccaccccatccccgtccccgcattgaataatttttttaataaaaaatagaagttttttaacatccccaagagcaacgttgtaatacattatccaacaataagctcactttcacatttgttagacaaaatgatttagttaatcatttaaatatcaatgatagtttttattaacatggcaattatcaaacaaaataacataacatatcaacataaagtaattttttacatttgggacgggtttgggtatgggttcggggtgggtacctatatacccgttactcgtcccatacccgtgttttgagatcggggaaaacccatacccataaccaaacccagtcaaaacggggaaaacccgtcaaattgggtttggttcgggcgggtaaccacggatatgagttttgttgccatgcctaatcTTTAATTATCAAtgataaaaaagttattaaatttaatactccctccatcccaaaatataagcaaaaattgatcaataaaagttaatgtattaGGTACAAATTTTtaaccaaatacattaacttttgttgaccaatTTTTGCTTATACAAAGTTGATGATTTAAGTACCCTTGTCaaatattgattaaattaatattatttagacAGTATAACTATAAAAAAGTAAtcaatattgcattgaaaagtgaaaagagTAATTCattttaggacaattttttttacaaatgagtcatttattatgaTAAGGAGGGATAATATTGATATCTTACTATACTTAGTTAGGTAATACTAGTATTGGTACGAGTACAAACTAACGTGTATTGAAGCTCTATACCCCAATATGTACTAAGTTCTTCACATGTTGTGTACTCGCGTATCATAAACTTATATGTATCTTGCACCAATGTGAATTGCGAATTACTCCCTcttgaatgaaaataaacaaatatggtAGTTGAAAAGTTGATGTACGTGGACTAAATTTTTAACTACATACATTGATCTTTCAACTAATTTATTTGCTTAAATTATATTCCTGAAGGAGTATGTGACTATGGTTACATTCTCGAAGAACAAATTTATTACttcaacaattatttttaataattttaattttttttaaactagtcttataaaaaaggacaaaCGAGTACACCATCTGATcacaattataaacaaaaattaacatttatatttatttattaaattatatatatgatctaTTATAAAGaccatatatataattattcatataaatatgtaaaatataaattttttcccAGGGTGTATGTCTAAAATTTGCATCATAGAATTAAGAAAGAAATCAATAAAAAACTTGTGGAGTaattgtgattatgtgatactAGTTCCAAGAAGCCTTGAACTTTACTCAGGTGGAAAAATGAATTAAAGCATACTTCGCATTTAAGAACAGAGTAACTCAGGGTAGTATGGGTATCCAAACAATAAATCTCAACTACTTCCACACACTCAGTCTCATACGAAAGCAGTAGTTTAATTCTATTCCTCTTAACTATAATTGTCATCTAAACTTCACAGCAGGGAGTATCAACTCATGGCTAGTGAAATTCCTGAGGTGAGACCAACCCACTTTTTCAAGATCATACTTGCTCAAAATCTTCATGAAGGAAAACTTGTAAGCCTTTTACttgaattcttttctttttcttctgatAATCTTGAATTAGATTCTTTGTTCAGGTAGTTTATAATGTTTATAACATGATCACATTACTTTGCAATTAGTTGTATTCTGCATGCATTTTATCATgggctaaattacctttttggtcctctaactatataattggtatcagattggtcctctaactaaaaattgatttatttcagtcctctaagtttcttactgttactacatttagtcatttctgttagttttattcaattttggattataaaatccgaataCCGTAGCGAGTGTGAGAAAAACTAATATAGAGTGGGAAAATAATATGGTGTAATTAATTGACAGATGATGCCAAGAAAATTTGTGGAGAAATATGGAAAAAGTCTACCAAAAGAAACATGTCTAAAGACTCCAAATGGTGGAAAATGGAAATTAAATTTGGTAAAAAGTGATGGCAAGATATGGTTTGAAAAGGGTTGGAAACAATTTGCAGAGCATCACTCTCTAGCTCATGgccatcttcttcttttcagaTATGAAAAAACTTCCAATTTTGAGGtacatatttttgaaaagagtGCCTTGGAGACAAATTACCCTTCCAAAAGAGTTGAAGCTAAAACGATCTCCAATGATCAAGGAAATGAATCTCTAAATGGTGAAAATTGTAGAGCAGCTCAAAAGAGAAAAGCTAATTCCTTTGAATTTGGAAGTAGTAGTTGTGTTAAAGTTGGGAAATCACAAAAGAAATCcaaaggtaaaaaaataaaaagattttacGTCTTCATTGTCTCATGAAAGCTTCACAAATTAGCATAAACTATTAGCTTTTTATTTCATAGTATGCATTAAATCTAGTAGGCATTTCATGTTAAGTCTTGATCATGAAATATGTGTCTGATAATGTTCCAATTTTGTAGGAAAACAAGTGATTACTGCTGCTGAAAAAGTTACAACTCTTGAAAGAGCAAAATCTTTCAAAATAAGAAATCCATCCTTTGTTGTTGTCATGCGTGCATCATACGTTGAACATAAATTTTTAATGGTAAGTTACAATAACATATTTTGCTTGTAGAACCAATAACCAAATATTTCTCTAGTCTTTACTAGATTAAGGGGTGAGCTATATATattgataatttaaaaataatttaacggTGGTTTTGGCTTCTGACCTTAAAGTGCGCTCCTCTTGAGGTCTAAGGTATGACTTACCTCAGTGCAATTTTGGTGGGCTAGTTTGACTTctacacatttttttatttattaacaatattggttttttcttttgtttggcaGAATATACCACGTAAGTTTGGTAATAGACACTTTGATTTGGATAAGAAGAGAGGAGATATTCATTTTCAGGTGTTAAATGAAGGAGTTTGGCCTACAAGGTTTTCTATCAGGAAGTCCAGAACAGGACTACAGTTTGAAATCACAGGTGGATGGAAGGCATTTGCAGAGGACAATAAGTTGAAAGTTGGCGATGTTTGCAAATTTGAGCTCATCTCTTGCACTATACTTACCTTCATTGTTCATATCTTTAGAGAGACAGACAATGACAACACAAATTGTTCAGCATCTCAAAGTATGATTAATTGATGtttagttttcatttcaaattatttatttttttcatatgacaaataaatatattcttaTCATATGCAGAATTTTCCCAAGTGAAAGAAGAAGCTTCTCAAGGataaagaaaaggaatggaAATCTTTACTACAATCTCTACTAGTCTACTTCCTGTAACTAAGAAGTTCaacttttattttggatttgtAGACATTACTTTATGTTATTTCTTTGAATGGGTTATTATGCTTCTTTGGTTAATATTAACCTATGCtcaattaattttatgattGATATGTAATAGACCAGAACAACCGATAACTGTTGAAAGTGCTCTTATGAGGTGATCTCCGATGTGGTGGAAGTAGTTCTCCGATGAGGGGAAATAAATTTGTAGGTTAGCACTACAACACTCAAATTAGTGACAAAAATAAGGAAGGAAAATGTGCGGAAAGTGTTGAAAATGTGATCATATGGCGGAGCCACACTCATACAGTGGAGCATACTTGTAACTAACTTTGTGAAACCGTGCCGAGATGTGCGTGAGGCCGTTATTGATCATATGAACGATCTAGATTGATCGATGCGTGCTATTGTGCGGTAAAACATACATGAATTCCTCTATTTTGCTTGAACGATAAGGATTATGAGTTAATGGACCGTCATGTATTGAGTCGGTGATGTGAGTTGAGACCTATTCCAGAACGGTTGTCACCCAAGCCCTTATTGTCTTTATGACGTAAGGAGCTTTAGGAGGTAATAAGAACGAGGCTAGACCAAGGATATTGCTAGAAAGTCGTTTGATAAAGCTTACATGCATGTCCTCGAAGGTGGATCCCTTTAAGTGGGGGTAGTTGTCACTACGTGATTGTCTACACATGTCTCATGCGCTCGTAGGATGGACGGTGACGCTCTTAGGCCATTTGAGAGTGGTTACGTTCATAATCACATAATTTTGTTGACATGCTGCGAGCCACGGACTTGTGCATGCATACCAATTCGTGGTACTTTTGTGAACTTGTTCTCTCAAATTCTCTAATAATTCTTCAAAATCGGCGAATcgagaaaaataaagtttgaaGAAAGAGGAACCAAGGTTGAGTAGGAGATATAAAGGAAAACCTTTGGTTGTGCATATAAAATTTGCATAAAATCTCTTTGAAACTTGCAAAAAGAGAATGTCTCTTGCAAAATAATActcataaaaaaagaaaaaaagtgaatataaaaaaagttttggtAAATGGGCACTAGTTTATTGCATTTGACTATTATAATAATCCTTATACTTTCTCGCATTGATTAATttaactaattaatattaccCCCTTCGTCCCAATATAACTAAGCTATTTGATCATTTCATACTTTCTTCGTTCTCAAATGCATGTTGTAGTCAACCACTTCACACATGTTAATACACTACTTTGACTATATCTatcgagacaaatcaaataacattttacgtgcaaacatttatatttatatattagttaacaaatatggtcaaagtaagttattTGAATAGTGCATATTGTAAAACCGCGACATGTATTTTGGAACAGAGGAAGTATATCTTAAGAAAAGTGATGCTTTTGATGGTTTAAGTACCTTTGCCAAGTATTGATACATtcatcattatcataaatgcaaagtgaaaTATAGTGAGTTGGAAGTGAtgaaattagtattatttaaaCCGTGTAACTGTAAAAATGTAATcaatattgaattgaaaagtgaaaagagTAATTCATTTTAGGACCTTTTTTTTCGAGAGTTATTTATTATGAGACAGAGGGATAATATTCATAGCTTACTATACTTAGTTAGATAATGCTAGTATATATTGGTACTACAAACTAACGTGTTTTGAAGCTCTATACCCCAATATTTACTAACGGTTCGTTTGGTAGGTGAGAGTTTGATGCGAGAGAtattgaagagagaaaaatgcaGAAGAGAGATTATAATTTGTAGGCCCCACCCACTTTTTGAGTCTCCTCTGATGTGCGAAGAAAGGGAGAGAGACCATGTCTTTCATATTATCTATACTTACTTTAAtttatagcatttttttttccagagaATATTTTATAGCATTGTTACGTtctaaaatcacataaaagtgtgtgaattaattagttaattaaatcaaaataaataatttatttactttaaataatcatttcatttgtaaaaaaacaaagcactaattattttaattaatattaactaTCAAATGagcaaaatttattttggatagatgtttttcaaatttagggatattttggtacttttatatataattaacacttctttctcttctatttctctcatcTTTCTCTTATAACAAACAACACCTCAAATCTACTATATTTCTTACATCTTTCTCTCTTCTGAtactctctctcacctatttaTCTATTTACAATTTCTCTTTACGACCAAACAAAGTGTAAGTGATCACATGTTGCGTACTCGCGTATCGTTAACTTATATGTACCTTGTACCAATGTGAATTGCGAATTACTCCCACCCGAATGAAATATAAGCAACTATGGTAGTTGAAAAGTTGATGTATGTGGACTAAATTTTTAAGTAGATATACACTGACCTTTCAACTAgtttatttgcttatattttattcCGGAAGGAGTATGTGGCTATGATTACATTCTTAAAGAACAAAATTTTTACttcaacaatttttcttaataaccgtcattttttaaaactagtcttataaaaagggacataTGAGTATCTCAGCtgatcactaatataagcaaaaatcaatattttagattcatttattacatgatttatgtgatttataataaatattatatacataattaattaaatgaatctaaatacaaatttttacttataataatgaccaGATAATGTATGGTTGCAATCTGCATCATAGAATTGATACAGAAAGAAATCAATAAAACACTTGTGGAGTAATTGTGATTATGTGTTACTAGTTCCAAGAAGCCTTGAACTTTAGTCAGGTGGAAAAATGAATTAAAGCATACTACGCATTTAAGAACAGAGTAACTCAGGGTAGCATGGGTAGTGAAATTCCTGAGGTGAGATCAACCCACTTTTTCAAGATAATACTTGCTCAAAATCTTCATGAAGGAAAGCTTGTAAGCCTTTTACttaaattcttttctttttcttctgatAATCTTGAGTTAGATTCTTTGTTCAGGTAGTTTATAATGTTTATCAGTTGATCACATTACTTTGTAATTAGTTGTATTTTGCATGCATTTTATTATGTCACAGTATTTGTTTGTCATAGTTTGTGGGTTGGTAGCATTACCTCTACTCATCTATGTCGCTAATGTCTTCATGGCCAATTTGAacaatttctttcttctttttttgtttattttaattttaattttttttttaaaaccaaaccaGCAAGTAATTAACTTGGGCAAGATGGAAATTGCTCATCTTTAAATTGCACTTTTCTTCAACTGTTGTTGGCCCAACCAATCGAACGACAGCTAACTACAGTTCAGCTATTCCGCGGCAATTAATTGCCTTTGACACTTTTAAGATCGGTTAAACCAACTTAAAAAGTTATTATCTCCCTCTAAAAAGTTCCCAAGGGCACTTAACTGCCGCTGGAAAGTCAAACGGAAGTTAACCACTGGAGGTATGTTTTTGAGCAATTTTAGCAGTGACCAAAATGGAAGGGCAATTGAATAAAGGCCATCTAATAACATGTTCTATTTGTATATAGGCCTTTTCTAATAGTGctttatatagaaaaaatattgcCAAAAATAATTTCATGAGTTTTATCATGCATActaatttagtttaattaattGACAGATGATGCCGAGAAAGTTTGTAGAGAAATATGGAGAAGGTTTATCAAAAGCTATATATCTAAAGACTCCAAACGGGGCGAAGTGGAAATTAAATTTGGTAAAAAGTGATGGAAAAATATGGTTTGAAAAGGGTTGGAAAGAATTTGCAAAGCATCACTCTCTAGCACATGGCCATCTTCTGcttttcaaatataaaagaaattctCATTTTCTTGTGCACATCTTTGAAAAGAGTGCGTTCGAGATAAATTACCCTTTCCAAAGAGTTGCAGCTAAAACTAATAGGGTCTCCAATGGTCAAGGAAATAAACCTCCAAATGGTGAAAGTCGTAGAGCATCTCAAAAGAGAAAAGATAACTCCTTTGAACTTCATCAACCATGTGACATTGGAAGCAGTAGTTGTTTTAGAGTTGAAAAACTGCAGAAGGTAGCATCTTTGCATCATACTGACAGAGAGTCCAAAGGTATAAGATTGTTGAACATGAAAGATGATCATGATTCATGAAATATTATCCTTATTATGTTCCAATTTTGCAGGGAAAGAAGTGATTACTGGTAAGAGAGTTACAGCTCTTGAAAGAGCACAATCTTTCAAAACAAGCAATCCGTCCTTTGTTGTTGTCATGCGTGCATCATACGTTAAACATCATTTTCTACTGGTAAGTTACAATGAAATATATGGCTTGTAGAATCAATAACCAAATCTTTCTCTACTCTTTACTAGATTAAGGCGTGAGAAATATATATTGACTATCTAAAAATAGTTCAAAGACTATGTATGCACTAAGGATAATTAGAATATAATTAAGAGTTTTTAGAGGAGTTACTTAGTTGATTAGTTTGTTAGGTGATTGATAGGTTCtgttgttattttgtttattctcgACAAGTATTTGAATAACGCTTGAGGGGAGGGGATAATTTTGATTAAACGAGTTTTGTGACTGATTAATACATATTTTGCGATCTTGATTAatacatattttctgttttctttcccttttcatCTTTCCCTTGATACCAACTGGTCCCTGTTGAGCAATTGTGCCCTTCATATTAATCCTAACAAATGACATCATGATTAGATTCGATTAGATAACTATGTAAAAAAACACCACTAATGCATAGTTCTTCATATTAAATCGTTTGAAAAATCGTACTCCTCAACAAGAACATTcgattttttattcattaacatttgtcttttcttttacttGGCAGAATATACCACGTTCGTTTGGTAATAGACACTTTGATTTGGATAAGAAGAGAGGAGATATTTATTTTCAGGTGTTAAATAAAGGAGTTTGGCCTGCAAAGTACTCTATCAAGAAGACCCGTAACGGACTACATTTTGAACTCATGACAACCGGATGGAAGGCATTTGCAAAGGACAATAAGTTGAAAGTTGACGATGTTTGCAAGTTTGAGCTCATCTCTTGCACTATACTTACCTTCATTGTTCATATCTTTAGAGAGACAGACAATGACAACACCAATTGTTCTACATTTCAAAGTAGGatcaattgatttttaattttcatttcaaattatttcttttttttcatttgacaAAGAGATTTATTCTTCCATCCTATGCAGAATCTTTCCAGATGAAAGAAGAAGCTACTTAAGGATAAAGTGAATGGAATTCATTACTGCAAATCTACAATCAAATCACTACCACCACCAAGGAGTTTTAGATCTTAATGAAACTTAATCAATATTGTATGTATCTAGTGCATATGTTTTGGGAACACtgctaaaaaatgaaaacattattAGTCTAATTCATGTAACCAAGAAACTCAACTTATTTTGCATTTCTAGACATTACTTGATGGTATATGCTATGTTTATGAATGAACTATTATGCTTTTTTGGCTAATATTATCCCTAgagtatgtttttgttttaatctttgttttgtagttatttatgattaaaataataattggtCATCCACTCTTGCTATAATTGTTTTGGTGTCATAAGTTCTGCACATGAGGAAATCAAGCCAAAACATGGTTTGAGTGTTTGACTTAGATTGATAGAACATGTTAGTAATAAATTTGGTGTGTTATGGAAAATAAAACAGTTGGCAaggttttatatgatttttttaaagggcGTTTGTTTTGTCATATTTGAAGATTCCTAGAATATGATAGttgaaataaaatcattaattactttaaatattaatcaaacacattttttcaataaacccgggaataaaatttcTTTCCATCCTTGTATTCCCaaaaaaatggattatatttcgtaaacttgaaacaaacgcaAACGCCTCTTAGTGATTGATTTAAGAATTGTATGATGCCGTCTATTCTGatggtttaaaaaatttaaatagtatAAATGGTCTATTATAGATAGAAGAAGGCCATGATTTATAAGCATGGAGCTGcacactattttttatttttttggatagaaGAGTTGCACACTATTTAATTGATCAGTTTTTGCAAATTGAACTAATTGTGAGCTAGAGGAGTAAATGTcattaaattgaattaattgtTAGCTGTATTATAAATTCATCTCTGCTGTTACTTCTTTTCCATTCTTAAATTGAGATACAAACATAGTCGTTAGCAGATACTCCCTCCTTCTCAatttgtatgacgttttgggcatttcacacatattaagaaatgcaattaatattgtgtggaaaaaaagatattatgagttgttttacaaaattgtccttaataaataacatgggaaaaataaatgaaataattgaaataagagatagtaataaatagttaaggttataataggaaaagtaacattaatgttgcactggtattgtaaagcgacatataatttatgacaaattttttttcctaaagcagcatacaatttgggacggagggagtaatttataagagaaaataataaacttctttttttaccaaaaatgtTATGGACCGGACTTTGAACAATTTTTGAAAGAGCTCAATATTAGACTGaccctatttttttattgattgtttCATACTAGTGTTTTATATAAACGTgctgccttttttttttaggtaatacATTTCCAGaaacttgctaaaaaaaaaatccatttttagaAACTAAGATAGGTTTTGTCataaaatcaatgttttttttgggAGGCAAATAGGGTGGCCATAGCTTGTCTTTGGAGGCACTTCAATGATGGTCCTCTCCCCCTCCTTTCATCATTCCCTTGTTCTATAGAGATAGTTTAGATTTATCTAAT containing:
- the LOC11437270 gene encoding B3 domain-containing transcription factor VRN1, with the translated sequence MASETLELKPIHFFKIILAQNLQEGKLMMPRKFVEKYGEGLSNAIYLKTPNGAKWKLNLLKINGKIWFEKGWKEFAEHHSLAHGHLLLFKYLRNSRFLVRIFEKSALEINYPFQRVAAKNVSNGQKRKANSSFEFHQPCEIGSNSCVEVDKLNKVATLHHAGRESKGKQVLATKRVTALERAQSFKTCNPSFVVVMRASYVEHRFLVNIPRKFGNRHFDLDKKRGDVYLVLNEGIWPAKYLIRMTLKGPHFDLTTGWKAFAKDNKLKVDDVCKFELISCTILTFIVHIFRETDNDNTNCSASQKFSQVKEEASQG
- the LOC11446380 gene encoding B3 domain-containing transcription factor VRN1, giving the protein MPRKFVEKYGKSLPKETCLKTPNGGKWKLNLVKSDGKIWFEKGWKQFAEHHSLAHGHLLLFRYEKTSNFEVHIFEKSALETNYPSKRVEAKTISNDQGNESLNGENCRAAQKRKANSFEFGSSSCVKVGKSQKKSKGKQVITAAEKVTTLERAKSFKIRNPSFVVVMRASYVEHKFLMNIPRKFGNRHFDLDKKRGDIHFQVLNEGVWPTRFSIRKSRTGLQFEITGGWKAFAEDNKLKVGDVCKFELISCTILTFIVHIFRETDNDNTNCSASQKFSQVKEEASQG
- the LOC11435758 gene encoding B3 domain-containing transcription factor VRN1, with product MGSEIPEVRSTHFFKIILAQNLHEGKLMMPRKFVEKYGEGLSKAIYLKTPNGAKWKLNLVKSDGKIWFEKGWKEFAKHHSLAHGHLLLFKYKRNSHFLVHIFEKSAFEINYPFQRVAAKTNRVSNGQGNKPPNGESRRASQKRKDNSFELHQPCDIGSSSCFRVEKLQKVASLHHTDRESKGKEVITGKRVTALERAQSFKTSNPSFVVVMRASYVKHHFLLNIPRSFGNRHFDLDKKRGDIYFQVLNKGVWPAKYSIKKTRNGLHFELMTTGWKAFAKDNKLKVDDVCKFELISCTILTFIVHIFRETDNDNTNCSTFQKSFQMKEEAT